One window of Bacillus alkalicellulosilyticus genomic DNA carries:
- a CDS encoding DUF3866 family protein, whose translation MYKELVVQVTEILYEDNQIQLLGTSEGANKAMLYRTMLPRVSTGDKVVVNATAVSLKLGTGGWDIVKSVGDSSVLFESEQPGHIMKARYTPSQHSVLAVEAQESEYHSLFTKEFQLKTNDNILIAELHSMLPIIYSICKQWEREITLTVIISDEAALPLTISEHIREIKKDRNVSTITIGQAFGGDYEAVTLHTALQFAKEVLASDVIVVTLGPGVVGTGSTYGFSGMALAEWANSIGGLGGCPVWIPRISFAEKRDRHYGLSHHILTPLSQFTFVKSVLPLPLLHREWNEVIDNQIKKLKHTQVEIYQDRTLNENIERLLVDGMKQYPMPIKTMGRDYDDDPAFFCAVATAVYWVLQRLGE comes from the coding sequence ATGTACAAAGAACTCGTAGTGCAAGTAACCGAAATATTATATGAGGACAATCAAATACAACTTCTCGGAACATCGGAAGGGGCCAACAAGGCGATGCTTTATCGTACGATGTTACCTAGAGTATCCACTGGAGATAAAGTCGTTGTCAATGCAACAGCCGTTTCACTAAAGCTTGGAACAGGTGGCTGGGATATTGTTAAAAGTGTGGGAGATAGTTCGGTGTTGTTTGAAAGTGAGCAACCAGGTCATATTATGAAGGCAAGATACACGCCTTCCCAACATAGTGTTTTAGCCGTAGAAGCACAGGAAAGTGAATATCACTCGTTATTTACGAAAGAATTTCAATTGAAAACAAACGATAACATCTTGATTGCTGAATTACATAGCATGTTACCGATTATTTATTCCATCTGTAAACAATGGGAACGCGAGATTACATTAACCGTTATTATAAGTGATGAAGCGGCCTTGCCTCTTACGATAAGTGAGCATATTCGCGAAATAAAAAAAGATAGAAACGTTAGTACGATTACAATAGGTCAGGCCTTTGGTGGAGATTATGAGGCTGTTACATTACATACGGCGTTGCAGTTTGCCAAAGAGGTGTTGGCTAGCGATGTTATCGTTGTCACTCTAGGTCCAGGCGTTGTTGGGACAGGCAGTACTTACGGATTTAGTGGGATGGCGTTGGCAGAATGGGCAAATAGTATCGGGGGCCTAGGTGGCTGTCCAGTATGGATTCCGCGGATTTCTTTTGCAGAAAAACGGGATAGACATTATGGCTTGAGTCATCACATACTTACCCCATTATCGCAGTTTACTTTTGTAAAAAGTGTCTTGCCTTTACCCCTGTTACATAGAGAGTGGAATGAAGTGATTGATAATCAGATTAAAAAACTAAAGCATACTCAGGTAGAAATTTATCAAGACCGGACATTGAATGAAAATATCGAAAGGCTACTCGTTGATGGAATGAAGCAGTACCCAATGCCAATTAAGACAATGGGACGGGACTATGACGATGACCCTGCTTTTTTTTGCGCTGTTGCCACTGCGGTATATTGGGTGTTACAACGACTTGGGGAGTAG
- a CDS encoding NUDIX domain-containing protein — MHKHLLEKTINTTTIYEGRIIDLVIDDVELPDGKMSKRELIKHPGAVAVIPVTKEGKLVMIRQYRKALDKVIVEIPAGKLEPGEEPLPCAKRELEEETGYQSEMLEYVTSFYTSPGFADEIIHLYFTDQLTEGNLNLDDDEFVELVEVTLEEAQKMITTREIYDAKTAFAVQYLQLRK, encoded by the coding sequence ATGCATAAACATTTACTAGAAAAAACGATCAACACAACGACGATTTATGAGGGACGAATCATAGACTTAGTCATTGATGATGTTGAGCTTCCCGACGGAAAAATGAGTAAACGTGAATTAATTAAACACCCTGGTGCGGTTGCGGTTATACCTGTTACCAAAGAAGGTAAGCTTGTGATGATTAGACAATATCGAAAAGCGCTTGATAAAGTCATCGTTGAAATCCCAGCCGGAAAACTAGAGCCTGGAGAAGAACCTCTTCCTTGTGCAAAACGAGAGCTAGAAGAAGAAACAGGGTATCAATCTGAAATGCTAGAGTATGTCACTTCATTTTATACATCGCCAGGTTTTGCGGATGAAATCATTCATCTTTATTTTACAGACCAATTAACAGAGGGAAATTTAAATCTGGATGATGATGAATTTGTTGAGTTAGTTGAGGTCACATTAGAAGAAGCACAAAAAATGATTACTACAAGGGAAATTTACGATGCGAAAACGGCATTTGCTGTACAGTATCTCCAACTTAGAAAATAG
- a CDS encoding endonuclease Q family protein, with the protein MRQLFADLHIHIGRTASYRPVKITAANTLTLSNIISYASSVKGIDLIGVIDCHVPEVIDEIEAKIIAREAYEHEEGGIFFQEGITLFLGSEIEIYDDNCKGPIHVLAFLPTIKAMKDFSMWLQERLKNVTLSSQRIYENGKVFQEKVKDLGGLFIPAHVFTPFKSLYGKGVTQSVSEVFNPDLIDAIELGLSSDTTMAEQIDELVKYPFLTNSDAHSLEKIAREYQMIEVQEPTFSELKKALKGIDGRKIISNFGLNPKLGKYYFTSCEKCYEPKKDGDSCLGCGHKKFTKGVYQRLLELRGEATRPKRPPYIHQIPLEFIPKLGPKTLEKLRDHFGTDMAIIHEATEEQLQTVVTPSLAEYIIKARTGQLHFQVGGAGKYGKVT; encoded by the coding sequence ATGCGACAACTGTTTGCAGATTTACATATTCATATTGGGCGAACGGCCTCTTATCGCCCTGTAAAAATAACAGCAGCCAATACGTTAACATTAAGCAATATCATCTCATATGCTTCTTCTGTTAAAGGAATCGATCTTATTGGCGTCATTGATTGTCATGTCCCAGAGGTGATTGATGAAATTGAAGCAAAGATAATCGCGCGAGAGGCGTATGAGCATGAAGAAGGAGGCATTTTCTTTCAGGAGGGAATTACTCTTTTTTTGGGATCAGAAATTGAAATCTACGATGACAATTGTAAAGGTCCCATTCATGTGCTAGCTTTTCTACCGACGATTAAAGCGATGAAAGATTTTAGTATGTGGCTTCAAGAGCGGTTAAAAAATGTCACATTGAGTTCTCAACGGATATACGAAAATGGCAAAGTGTTTCAGGAAAAAGTAAAAGACTTAGGCGGGTTGTTTATTCCGGCTCATGTTTTTACTCCATTTAAAAGCTTATATGGAAAAGGGGTTACTCAAAGTGTTTCTGAGGTGTTTAACCCCGATCTTATCGATGCGATTGAACTGGGCTTAAGTTCGGACACGACAATGGCAGAACAAATTGATGAATTAGTGAAGTATCCTTTTTTAACAAACTCGGATGCGCATTCGCTTGAGAAAATCGCTAGAGAATATCAAATGATAGAGGTACAAGAACCAACGTTTTCTGAATTGAAAAAGGCGTTAAAAGGAATCGACGGAAGAAAAATCATCTCTAATTTTGGGTTAAATCCAAAGCTTGGTAAATATTACTTCACTAGTTGTGAAAAATGTTATGAACCAAAAAAAGATGGGGATTCATGTCTAGGATGTGGTCATAAAAAATTTACTAAAGGTGTGTATCAGCGGTTGCTGGAATTACGTGGAGAAGCTACTAGACCGAAAAGGCCACCGTACATCCATCAAATCCCTCTCGAATTCATACCTAAGCTTGGTCCTAAAACACTTGAAAAATTAAGAGACCATTTTGGAACAGATATGGCGATTATACATGAGGCCACCGAAGAACAGCTACAAACAGTGGTTACCCCATCACTGGCGGAATACATTATTAAAGCAAGAACAGGACAGTTACATTTTCAAGTTGGTGGAGCGGGTAAATATGGAAAAGTAACATAG
- the spoIIM gene encoding stage II sporulation protein M — MKTNKLGQAIYYHLEENRSIYFFTIVLFLVGIVFGAIVVNSLSLTQKNDLYMYLNQFFGQVANGEFAQASTMFTHTFAHYAKYFGLMWILGLSIIGLPVILILLFLKGVVVGFTVGFLVNQMGMSGFLLAFVAVMPQNIILVPAFIIVSVASISFSLKMIRNQFVKRSNQPIFPQFLRYSLLILCVGALLAIASVIEAYVSPAVMRVVISTFV; from the coding sequence ATGAAAACAAATAAACTAGGACAGGCCATTTATTATCACCTTGAAGAAAATCGTTCAATCTATTTCTTTACGATCGTGTTATTTTTGGTAGGAATTGTGTTTGGTGCGATTGTCGTTAATAGTTTGAGCCTTACGCAGAAGAACGATTTATATATGTATTTGAACCAATTCTTTGGACAAGTTGCTAATGGTGAGTTTGCTCAAGCATCAACCATGTTTACACACACCTTTGCACATTATGCCAAATATTTTGGCTTAATGTGGATATTAGGTTTATCGATTATCGGCCTGCCAGTGATTTTGATTTTATTATTCCTTAAAGGAGTCGTTGTAGGCTTTACAGTTGGATTTTTAGTTAACCAAATGGGAATGTCGGGTTTTTTACTGGCCTTTGTTGCTGTAATGCCACAAAATATTATTTTAGTACCGGCTTTTATTATTGTTTCGGTAGCATCGATTTCATTTTCTTTAAAAATGATCCGTAATCAATTTGTAAAACGAAGCAATCAACCGATTTTTCCACAGTTTCTTCGATATTCACTGCTTATCTTATGTGTGGGGGCTTTATTAGCGATTGCATCTGTCATAGAAGCGTATGTGTCACCTGCTGTAATGCGAGTTGTTATATCAACTTTTGTTTAA
- a CDS encoding Fur family transcriptional regulator codes for MENRIERIKKQLHSQSYKLTPQREATVRVLLEHEEDHLSAEDVYLLVKEKAPEIGLATVYRTLELLTELKVVDKINFGDGVARYDLRQEGAEHFHHHLVCVECGAVDEIQEDLLGDVEKIVESDWNFKIKDHRLTFHGICHRCHPTEEEEKEE; via the coding sequence ATGGAAAATCGAATTGAGCGCATCAAAAAACAATTGCACTCACAAAGCTACAAGCTTACCCCGCAACGAGAAGCGACGGTTCGAGTCCTTTTAGAGCATGAAGAAGACCATCTTAGTGCCGAGGACGTCTACCTCCTTGTCAAAGAGAAAGCACCAGAAATAGGGTTAGCCACAGTTTATCGTACATTAGAATTATTAACCGAATTAAAAGTAGTAGATAAAATAAATTTCGGCGATGGTGTTGCGCGTTATGACCTTCGACAAGAAGGAGCAGAGCATTTTCATCATCATTTAGTTTGTGTAGAATGTGGAGCCGTGGATGAAATCCAAGAAGACTTGCTTGGGGATGTAGAGAAAATCGTGGAAAGTGATTGGAACTTTAAGATTAAGGACCATAGACTCACATTTCATGGGATTTGTCATCGATGTCATCCAACTGAAGAAGAGGAAAAAGAAGAGTAA
- a CDS encoding YqzK family protein — MKSWLALVGNTIKVFVIFMGCTLIFYYGILWVSKEYESYHRYDEPKGRAIKVIQMEERESSYPEWVERLMFFYHFGE, encoded by the coding sequence ATGAAATCGTGGCTAGCGCTAGTAGGAAACACTATTAAAGTATTTGTCATATTTATGGGATGCACTCTTATATTTTATTATGGTATTCTATGGGTAAGCAAAGAATACGAGAGCTATCACCGATATGATGAACCAAAAGGGCGTGCAATTAAAGTGATTCAAATGGAAGAACGTGAATCTAGTTATCCTGAATGGGTGGAACGCCTTATGTTTTTCTATCATTTTGGTGAATAG
- the xerD gene encoding site-specific tyrosine recombinase XerD, translated as MQELVADFIHYVVVERGLADNTIQSYRRDLQQYTKYQKEVEVNSHIDEIDRTCILNYLYFLKDQGKADTTIARNIASIRAFHQFLLREKKADKDPTVHIEIPKSAKRLPKVLSTEEVEALLEVPHGTDPFSIRNKAMLELLYATGMRVSELCQLELQDVHMTMGFIRCIGKGNKERIIPLGSLANQSMKVYLENARPRMLKKRSHQKVFVNHIGNPLSRQGFWKILKALAKKAKIEKELTPHTLRHSFATHLLENGADLRAVQEMLGHADISTTQIYTHVTKTRLKDVYAQFHPRA; from the coding sequence ATGCAAGAGCTTGTCGCTGATTTTATCCATTATGTAGTAGTGGAGCGGGGTCTGGCAGATAATACGATTCAGTCTTATCGAAGAGACCTACAACAATATACGAAATACCAAAAAGAAGTAGAGGTTAACTCTCATATAGACGAGATTGACAGAACATGTATTTTGAACTACTTATATTTTTTGAAAGACCAAGGAAAAGCAGACACAACAATTGCTAGAAACATAGCTTCGATTCGTGCCTTTCATCAGTTTTTATTAAGGGAAAAAAAGGCGGATAAAGACCCAACAGTACATATTGAAATCCCGAAGTCGGCGAAAAGACTTCCTAAAGTTCTTTCTACTGAAGAAGTTGAAGCGTTGTTAGAAGTCCCGCATGGTACTGATCCATTCTCCATTCGTAATAAAGCGATGCTAGAGTTATTATATGCGACCGGAATGCGTGTTTCAGAGCTTTGTCAGCTAGAGTTACAAGATGTTCATATGACGATGGGATTTATTCGTTGTATTGGAAAAGGAAACAAAGAGCGAATCATCCCGCTTGGATCGTTAGCCAATCAAAGTATGAAGGTCTATCTCGAAAATGCACGACCAAGAATGTTAAAAAAACGTAGTCATCAAAAAGTATTTGTAAATCATATTGGCAATCCGTTATCACGCCAAGGGTTTTGGAAAATACTTAAAGCATTAGCGAAAAAAGCAAAAATAGAAAAAGAACTTACGCCACATACGTTAAGACATTCTTTCGCGACACATCTGTTAGAAAATGGAGCGGACCTACGTGCTGTTCAAGAAATGCTTGGACATGCTGATATATCGACAACACAAATTTATACACATGTGACAAAAACACGTCTCAAAGACGTATACGCCCAGTTTCATCCTAGGGCGTAA
- the deoB gene encoding phosphopentomutase, translating to MFVSSYRFKRVFLIVMDSVGIGEAPDAAAFNDVGADTLGHIAQHMDGLHMPTIAKLGLSHIREIKGITKVDNPMAHFGKMAEASQGKDTMTGHWELMGLHITEPFRTFPEGFPLQLIEELESFSGRKVIGNKVASGTEILDELGGQHVDTGAIIVYTSADSVLQIAAHEDVVPIDELYQICKKARELTLDPPYMIGRIIARPFVGKDGKWERTANRHDYALKPFERTVMNELKDAQFDSLAIGKISDIYDGEGITQAIRTTSNDDGMDKIVITADQSFTGLSFLNLVDFDAKFGHRRDPQGYGEALEAFDSQLPDLLEKLNDDDLLLITADHGNDPIHPGTDHTREYVPLLAYHKGITQGNDLGVRTTFADVGATIADNFNVKMPKFGTSFLSQL from the coding sequence ATGTTTGTGAGTAGCTATCGATTTAAACGTGTCTTTTTAATTGTAATGGACTCTGTTGGAATTGGAGAGGCTCCAGATGCAGCCGCATTTAATGATGTGGGTGCTGATACATTAGGACATATTGCACAACATATGGATGGTTTACATATGCCAACAATTGCAAAGTTAGGGTTAAGCCACATTCGAGAAATAAAAGGCATTACTAAGGTGGATAACCCAATGGCTCATTTCGGTAAAATGGCAGAAGCTTCTCAGGGGAAAGATACGATGACAGGACACTGGGAGCTTATGGGCTTACATATCACAGAGCCATTCCGTACGTTCCCTGAAGGGTTTCCGCTACAGTTAATAGAAGAACTTGAGTCATTTTCAGGACGAAAAGTAATTGGTAATAAAGTAGCAAGTGGAACGGAAATACTAGATGAGTTAGGTGGACAACACGTTGATACAGGTGCAATCATTGTATATACTTCAGCGGATTCAGTTTTACAAATAGCGGCTCATGAAGATGTTGTACCGATAGATGAACTCTATCAAATTTGCAAAAAAGCACGGGAACTAACGTTAGACCCTCCTTACATGATTGGTCGAATTATTGCGAGGCCGTTTGTAGGAAAAGATGGAAAATGGGAGAGGACGGCGAATCGACATGACTATGCCTTAAAGCCATTTGAACGTACTGTTATGAATGAATTAAAGGACGCTCAATTTGATTCGTTAGCCATTGGTAAAATCAGTGATATATATGATGGAGAAGGGATAACACAAGCGATTCGAACTACGTCAAATGATGATGGAATGGATAAAATCGTAATAACAGCTGATCAGTCTTTTACCGGTTTAAGCTTTTTAAATCTCGTTGATTTTGATGCTAAGTTTGGTCATCGTCGTGACCCGCAAGGCTACGGTGAAGCGTTAGAAGCGTTTGATAGTCAACTCCCCGATTTACTTGAGAAACTAAATGACGATGATTTGTTACTTATCACGGCTGACCATGGAAATGACCCGATTCATCCAGGAACAGATCATACCCGAGAGTATGTTCCGCTTCTTGCTTATCATAAAGGGATAACGCAAGGGAATGATTTAGGAGTGCGAACGACATTTGCAGATGTTGGAGCCACGATTGCAGATAATTTTAATGTGAAGATGCCGAAATTTGGAACTAGTTTTTTATCACAATTATAA
- a CDS encoding purine-nucleoside phosphorylase: MDRQQLNETVSYINGKISEKPTIGFILGSGLGVLADEIENPTAIPYEEIPQFPVSTVEGHAGQLVFGQLQGKPVVAMQGRFHYYEGYSLDKVTYPVRVMKELGVEILIVTNAAGGVNESFEAGNLMIITDHINQMNTNPLIGANDNSFGVRFPDMSSAYSLRLRDKAKKVASDLNIKVQEGVYVGLTGPTYETPAEIRMMRILGGDAVGMSTVPEVIVARHGGIEVLGISCISNMAAGILDQPLSHDEVMETTEKVKEDFLSLIKNVVKEI; encoded by the coding sequence ATGGATAGACAGCAATTAAACGAAACGGTCTCGTATATTAATGGAAAAATATCAGAAAAACCAACGATAGGTTTTATATTAGGGTCTGGTTTAGGAGTGTTAGCGGACGAAATTGAAAATCCAACAGCTATTCCATATGAAGAAATCCCACAATTTCCAGTCTCAACGGTAGAAGGTCATGCAGGACAGTTAGTTTTTGGTCAGCTCCAAGGCAAGCCTGTTGTGGCGATGCAAGGTCGTTTTCATTACTATGAAGGCTACTCACTTGATAAAGTCACTTATCCGGTTCGTGTAATGAAGGAGTTAGGTGTAGAAATACTGATTGTCACCAATGCAGCTGGAGGAGTGAATGAATCTTTCGAAGCAGGCAACTTAATGATTATTACCGACCATATAAACCAAATGAATACAAATCCGCTTATAGGCGCAAATGATAATTCGTTTGGTGTTCGCTTTCCAGATATGTCGAGCGCTTATTCGCTCCGCCTACGTGATAAAGCAAAGAAAGTCGCTTCTGACTTAAACATAAAAGTTCAAGAAGGGGTTTATGTAGGATTAACGGGACCAACCTATGAGACGCCAGCTGAGATTCGAATGATGAGAATTCTTGGGGGAGATGCGGTAGGAATGTCGACCGTTCCAGAAGTTATCGTCGCTCGTCATGGGGGAATTGAAGTGCTTGGCATTTCATGTATTTCAAATATGGCTGCGGGAATATTAGATCAACCTCTTTCACATGATGAAGTGATGGAAACGACTGAAAAAGTAAAAGAAGATTTTCTCTCATTAATAAAAAATGTCGTTAAAGAGATATAA
- a CDS encoding purine-nucleoside phosphorylase produces the protein MDLNKIKESVQFIENKIKVQPYIGLILGSGLGELADEIEDSVKIPYEEIPNFPVSTVEGHAGQLVIGTLQGKAVVAMQGRFHYYEGYSMKEVTFPVRVMKQMGVDILLVTNACGGMNKAFSPGDLMLIEDHLNLTGANPLIGPNDSKLGPRFPDMSHAYTPELRAIVEHVAAKLDIPIQKGVYAGISGPTYMTAAELIMLRKLGGDVVGMSTVPEVIVARHGGMRVIGISCVTDMAIGEELEGITHEEVMEVANRTKPRFIKLVQEIIATVE, from the coding sequence ATGGATTTAAATAAAATAAAAGAGTCAGTACAGTTTATTGAAAATAAAATAAAAGTTCAACCATACATAGGGTTAATTCTAGGGTCAGGTCTAGGGGAATTAGCCGATGAGATTGAAGATTCGGTTAAAATCCCTTATGAGGAAATTCCGAATTTTCCGGTATCAACAGTAGAAGGCCATGCTGGGCAATTGGTCATTGGTACTCTTCAAGGAAAAGCAGTCGTTGCCATGCAAGGGAGATTTCATTATTATGAAGGGTATTCAATGAAAGAAGTCACATTCCCAGTTCGTGTGATGAAACAAATGGGTGTAGATATTCTTCTTGTCACGAATGCGTGTGGTGGAATGAACAAAGCATTTTCTCCAGGAGATTTAATGCTAATTGAAGACCATTTAAATTTAACAGGAGCTAATCCATTAATTGGTCCAAATGATTCAAAGCTTGGACCGCGTTTTCCCGATATGAGTCATGCGTATACACCTGAACTTCGAGCCATTGTCGAACATGTAGCTGCTAAGCTAGATATCCCAATCCAAAAGGGCGTGTACGCAGGAATTAGTGGCCCAACGTATATGACGGCCGCTGAATTGATTATGTTACGAAAACTAGGTGGAGATGTCGTCGGTATGTCCACGGTTCCAGAAGTAATTGTTGCGCGTCATGGTGGAATGAGAGTCATAGGAATATCATGTGTCACCGATATGGCCATTGGAGAAGAACTAGAAGGAATCACTCATGAAGAAGTAATGGAAGTAGCAAATCGGACTAAACCGAGATTTATCAAGCTTGTACAAGAAATCATTGCGACAGTTGAATAA
- a CDS encoding pyrimidine-nucleoside phosphorylase, with protein MRMVDIIEKKRDGAPLSEQEIQFVVKGYTSGDIPDYQMSAFAMAVFFQDMTTDERAALTMAMVESGDQIDLSKINGKKVDKHSTGGVGDKTTIALAPLVAAVGVPVAKMSGRGLGHTGGTIDKLESIPGFTVEITNDRFMELVNENKLAVVGQSGNLAPADKKLYGLRDVTATVNSIPLIASSIMSKKIASGADAIVLDVKTGTGAFMKELDQSIILAKAMVDIGNSLGRKTIAIISDMNQPLGYSVGNSLEVMEAIDLLRGQGPEDLRELCLSLGSEMVVLADKASSVKDARTLLEDAIASGAAIEKLKTFIEAQGGDSRIVDDYSILPQAQYEINVEADESGYVAGIVADKIGKAAMVLGAGRATKDAQIDLGVGITLKKKIGEAVSVGDTIAVLHANSENVDQVINMVQGSYTITEEQPQKRPLLYETIS; from the coding sequence ATGCGAATGGTAGATATTATCGAAAAAAAACGTGATGGAGCTCCTTTGTCAGAGCAGGAAATCCAGTTTGTTGTTAAGGGATATACATCTGGTGACATTCCTGATTATCAAATGTCTGCCTTTGCAATGGCAGTCTTTTTTCAAGATATGACGACAGACGAACGGGCTGCACTTACGATGGCAATGGTTGAATCAGGAGACCAAATTGACCTATCAAAAATTAATGGAAAGAAAGTCGATAAGCATTCGACCGGTGGTGTTGGAGATAAGACGACGATCGCATTAGCGCCTTTGGTGGCGGCTGTTGGGGTTCCTGTTGCAAAAATGTCTGGTCGCGGATTAGGTCATACAGGGGGAACGATTGACAAGCTTGAATCGATACCAGGATTTACAGTGGAAATAACGAATGACCGATTTATGGAACTCGTCAATGAAAATAAGCTCGCGGTCGTTGGGCAATCAGGAAATCTAGCACCAGCCGATAAAAAGTTATACGGACTACGCGATGTGACAGCTACTGTTAATTCAATACCTTTAATCGCAAGTTCGATTATGAGCAAAAAAATTGCTTCAGGAGCAGATGCAATTGTTCTCGACGTAAAAACAGGGACAGGTGCGTTTATGAAGGAACTTGACCAATCGATAATACTTGCAAAAGCAATGGTTGACATCGGAAACTCACTAGGAAGAAAAACGATAGCCATTATTTCTGATATGAATCAACCTTTAGGTTATTCGGTTGGAAATTCACTTGAAGTGATGGAAGCGATTGATTTACTTCGTGGACAGGGACCTGAGGATTTGCGTGAATTGTGTTTATCTCTCGGTAGTGAAATGGTTGTATTAGCTGATAAAGCAAGCTCCGTCAAGGATGCTCGTACTTTGTTAGAAGATGCGATTGCTTCAGGTGCCGCGATTGAAAAGTTAAAAACATTTATTGAAGCACAAGGAGGAGACTCTCGAATCGTCGACGATTATTCCATACTCCCACAAGCCCAATATGAGATTAATGTGGAAGCCGATGAATCGGGCTATGTCGCTGGCATCGTAGCAGATAAAATCGGAAAAGCGGCTATGGTTCTTGGAGCAGGACGAGCAACAAAGGATGCTCAAATAGACCTAGGGGTAGGCATTACCTTGAAAAAGAAAATAGGTGAGGCAGTTTCAGTCGGAGATACGATCGCTGTCCTTCATGCCAATTCAGAAAATGTCGACCAAGTGATTAACATGGTTCAAGGATCCTACACGATTACAGAAGAACAACCACAAAAAAGACCGTTGTTATATGAAACGATTTCATAA
- a CDS encoding D-alanyl-D-alanine carboxypeptidase family protein yields MRAIIASLMSFFVIFSGFSTYVSATEGANLAPNSFSAIIIERDTGTVLFEKESKKELPPASMTKIMTMLLIMEAIDTGKIKYDDMVRTSEKAASMGGSQVFLEPGEEMSVEDMLKAIAVASGNDASVAMAEHIAGSEEEFVRMMNEKAKELGLTNTHFLNTNGLPAKDHYTSAYDLAMMSKELLKYEEITRFTGIYEDYLRQNTEDEFWLVNTNKLVKFYPGVDGLKTGYTSEAKYGLTATAKKNGMRIIAVVMGAPSPKERNKQITEMLDYSFSQFMTHALYERDHVIAEVKVSKGSQSKVPVVTSESVSVLTKKGESIDDVEEKLTFTTDLQAPVKKGDVVGSLVIEKEGKVLVETTLVAGEDVESASWWRLFKRTLGKFSGM; encoded by the coding sequence ATGAGGGCAATCATCGCTAGTTTAATGAGTTTTTTCGTAATTTTTTCTGGATTTAGTACATACGTTTCAGCTACTGAAGGGGCAAATCTTGCACCAAATTCTTTTTCAGCCATCATTATTGAAAGAGATACTGGAACGGTATTATTCGAAAAAGAAAGTAAAAAAGAGCTACCTCCAGCAAGTATGACTAAGATTATGACGATGCTTTTAATTATGGAGGCCATCGATACGGGGAAAATTAAATATGACGATATGGTAAGAACGAGTGAAAAAGCAGCATCCATGGGAGGTTCACAAGTTTTCCTTGAACCTGGCGAAGAAATGTCTGTAGAGGATATGTTAAAAGCAATTGCGGTTGCATCAGGAAATGATGCATCAGTGGCAATGGCAGAACACATTGCAGGTTCTGAAGAAGAGTTTGTCAGAATGATGAATGAAAAAGCGAAGGAACTTGGGCTTACAAACACACATTTTTTAAATACAAATGGATTACCAGCCAAAGATCATTATACGTCAGCTTATGATTTAGCCATGATGTCAAAAGAGCTCTTGAAATACGAAGAAATCACCAGGTTTACAGGGATTTATGAAGACTACCTCCGTCAAAATACAGAAGATGAATTTTGGCTAGTCAATACAAATAAATTAGTTAAATTTTATCCTGGGGTTGACGGACTTAAGACTGGTTATACAAGTGAAGCGAAATATGGACTTACGGCTACCGCAAAAAAGAATGGCATGAGAATTATTGCTGTTGTCATGGGTGCGCCTTCACCAAAGGAAAGAAACAAACAAATTACAGAGATGCTCGATTACTCGTTTAGCCAATTTATGACGCATGCCCTTTATGAAAGAGACCATGTAATTGCTGAGGTAAAAGTAAGTAAAGGAAGTCAAAGTAAAGTTCCTGTTGTTACATCTGAATCTGTCTCAGTCTTAACGAAAAAAGGCGAGTCCATTGATGATGTCGAGGAAAAATTAACATTTACTACGGATCTTCAGGCACCTGTCAAAAAAGGAGATGTTGTTGGTTCATTAGTGATTGAAAAAGAAGGAAAAGTACTAGTAGAGACAACTTTAGTTGCTGGTGAGGATGTAGAAAGTGCATCTTGGTGGAGATTGTTTAAACGAACACTTGGGAAATTTTCAGGAATGTAA